A genomic window from Streptomyces broussonetiae includes:
- a CDS encoding DUF6344 domain-containing protein, with protein sequence MTQNKVMNLWTAIVTAFLALCTALGLVTTTTATTATAAPENESPHTGTKERTAPTIIPAQSRWAWSHARALPPTMKQRIRAEAHGKSPSCRHRPLDTTEAEETAPDHPPAALLDC encoded by the coding sequence ATGACCCAGAACAAGGTCATGAACCTGTGGACCGCCATCGTCACCGCCTTCCTCGCGCTGTGCACGGCGCTCGGACTCGTCACCACCACGACCGCCACGACCGCGACGGCCGCACCCGAGAACGAGAGCCCCCACACGGGCACCAAGGAACGAACGGCCCCGACGATCATCCCGGCACAAAGCCGCTGGGCCTGGTCCCACGCCAGAGCGCTGCCCCCCACGATGAAACAGCGGATCCGGGCGGAAGCCCACGGAAAGTCCCCGAGCTGCCGGCACCGGCCCCTCGACACGACGGAGGCGGAGGAAACCGCCCCTGATCATCCCCCGGCGGCACTGCTCGACTGCTGA
- a CDS encoding DLW-39 family protein produces MKKLLLVALAAIGGLLVYRQIQADRAEQDLWTEATDSVPTGS; encoded by the coding sequence GTGAAGAAGCTGCTCCTGGTCGCACTGGCCGCCATCGGCGGGCTCCTCGTGTACCGCCAGATCCAGGCGGATCGCGCCGAGCAGGACCTGTGGACGGAGGCGACTGACTCCGTGCCCACGGGTTCGTGA
- a CDS encoding nSTAND1 domain-containing NTPase, producing the protein MSSDSGARTAFAERLALLYKEAGNPPLKSVAEAVVRLQRVDERGRPVRVSAQRISDWRRARNVPAQFAALAAVLHILIPEARRLRPGPISTGLYDLAHWQRLWECALADPVGDRPAPPAEENRRPPAQTPPVTGGVCPYRGLSPYRQEDARWFFGRERSTSALVAQLRAAERTGGLVMLVGASGAGKSSLLNAGLVPAVRGGALGGGRTGTPGPVLQLVPGADPLGELVRRIPELAPVAAEAREAEREATRNPAVPGSDTPRLARAAREAVSVWARRATPTGTEPTESTPSDGPPAANRAADSRAADSRAADNQAADSRFSGNRFSGNRASDGEPSPDTRPVVIVDQFEEAFTLCPDEADRRTFLQLLHAACTPPAGGDGPAPVVVVLGIRADFYEQCLGYPELADALQHRHMVLGPLTSAELREAVTGPAKAVGLELEPGLAELIVREVSVDGPRGAHDAGVLPLLSHALLATWQRRKAGRLTLAGYRAAGGIQGAVAATAERAWSGLDPAARTAARLLLLRLVRLGEDTQATRRRGTRRQLAEESADPGKTEESLEALVRARLVTLDADTVEITHEALLHAWPRLRHWIDDNRNDHLLRQRLEEDGRAWEDSDRDNSLLYRGSRLEQARSWARSAGDTFLTRSAVEFLAASVRLRRRSVWLSRAAVAALVVLALVAGGSAVIARQQRDDAVFEQVLAEADRVQHTDPSLAAQLALVAHRLRPDDEGTYSRLISIVNAPLATPLSGHTGAVYLTSYSPDGKTLATASYDRTVRLWNVADPSRPKPLGRPLTGHTSWVSSAVFSPDGHTLASAGDDGTIRLWDVTDPAHPTAVGRPLTGHTGTIYLVAFSPDGRTLASAGEDHTVRLWDVADPHRAKQLKVLGGHTAAVRSVAFSPDGRTLAAGGDDETIRLWNTADPRRPEPLPAVLKGHTDIVHSVAFSPDGHTLASGSADDTIRLWDLSDLAHPAQLGSPLTGHTGPIWSVAFSPDGGRLAAASADSTASLWNVSDPSSPSQIGEPLEGSSGEMYALGFSPDGRTLATGSGDSKVRLWSIPTSDMIGHSAAFRQDGRMLATAARDGRVRLWNVARADRPKPLSTPFMPADSGQRDLRFSPDGRTLAVLTGARRIYLWNVADPAHPVIAGPLLHLATRFMGPDALAFSPDGRTLATAWDDHTLRLWNVTDPAHPAPLGKPVTGFRGYVNALAFSPDGRTLASGSADSTIRLWRVTAPAHPVPLGRPLTEHSGPVNALAFTPDGHTLASGSDDDTVRLWNVTDPATASALGAPLTGHTEAVTSLSFSQDGRTLASGGNDNTVRLWNVTRPASATPIGQSMSPNAKTGYFLSFSPDSHVIGVSSGADTVRLWSLDDEAAISHICSVTRGVLTPQKWHEYLPRLSYDPPCGR; encoded by the coding sequence TTGAGTTCCGACTCAGGGGCACGCACAGCTTTCGCCGAGCGCCTTGCGCTCCTCTACAAGGAGGCTGGAAACCCTCCCCTCAAGAGCGTCGCCGAGGCGGTCGTCCGGCTGCAGCGCGTCGACGAGCGCGGGCGGCCCGTGCGGGTGTCCGCCCAGCGCATCAGCGACTGGCGCCGGGCCAGGAACGTACCGGCGCAGTTCGCCGCGCTCGCCGCGGTGCTGCACATCCTGATCCCGGAGGCCCGCCGGCTGCGGCCCGGACCGATCTCCACCGGTCTGTACGACCTCGCGCACTGGCAGCGGCTGTGGGAGTGCGCGCTCGCCGACCCGGTCGGCGACCGGCCCGCCCCGCCCGCCGAGGAGAACCGGCGGCCACCCGCCCAGACCCCGCCCGTCACCGGAGGCGTGTGCCCCTACCGGGGGCTGTCCCCCTACCGGCAGGAGGACGCCCGCTGGTTCTTCGGGCGGGAGCGCAGCACGAGCGCACTCGTCGCCCAGTTGCGGGCCGCGGAGCGCACCGGTGGTCTGGTGATGCTGGTCGGCGCCTCGGGAGCGGGCAAGTCGTCCCTGCTCAACGCCGGTCTGGTCCCCGCCGTCCGCGGCGGCGCCCTCGGCGGGGGCCGGACCGGCACGCCGGGTCCCGTGCTCCAGCTGGTGCCGGGCGCCGATCCACTGGGCGAACTGGTCCGCCGTATCCCGGAACTGGCTCCGGTCGCCGCCGAGGCGCGCGAGGCGGAGCGGGAGGCGACGCGGAACCCGGCGGTGCCCGGCTCCGACACTCCCCGGCTCGCCCGGGCGGCACGCGAGGCGGTCTCGGTGTGGGCGCGTCGCGCGACACCCACCGGGACGGAGCCGACCGAGTCCACGCCCTCCGACGGTCCGCCCGCCGCCAACCGGGCGGCCGACAGCCGGGCGGCCGACAGCCGGGCGGCCGACAACCAGGCGGCCGACAGCCGGTTTTCCGGCAATCGGTTTTCCGGCAATCGGGCGTCCGACGGCGAGCCGTCCCCCGACACCCGCCCAGTCGTCATCGTCGACCAGTTCGAGGAGGCCTTCACCCTCTGCCCCGACGAGGCGGACCGCCGTACCTTCCTCCAGTTGCTGCACGCCGCCTGCACCCCGCCCGCCGGCGGGGACGGCCCGGCCCCGGTCGTCGTCGTGCTCGGCATCCGCGCCGACTTCTACGAACAGTGCCTCGGCTACCCGGAACTCGCCGACGCCCTCCAGCACCGGCACATGGTGCTCGGCCCGCTGACCAGCGCAGAGCTGCGCGAGGCGGTGACCGGACCGGCCAAGGCGGTCGGGCTCGAGCTGGAACCGGGGCTCGCCGAGCTGATCGTGCGCGAGGTGAGCGTCGACGGCCCGCGCGGGGCGCACGACGCGGGCGTGCTGCCACTGCTGTCCCACGCCCTGCTCGCCACCTGGCAGCGCAGGAAGGCCGGACGCCTGACGCTGGCCGGCTACCGCGCGGCGGGCGGGATCCAGGGCGCGGTCGCGGCGACCGCCGAGCGCGCCTGGTCGGGGCTCGACCCCGCGGCCCGTACGGCGGCCCGGCTGCTCCTGCTGCGCCTGGTACGCCTCGGCGAGGACACCCAGGCCACTCGCCGGCGCGGCACCCGGCGTCAGCTCGCGGAGGAGTCGGCGGACCCCGGCAAGACGGAGGAGTCCCTCGAGGCCCTCGTCCGGGCCCGGCTGGTGACGCTGGACGCGGACACCGTGGAGATTACCCACGAGGCGCTGCTGCACGCCTGGCCCCGGTTGCGGCACTGGATCGACGACAACCGCAACGACCATCTGCTGCGCCAGCGGCTGGAGGAGGACGGCCGGGCCTGGGAGGACTCGGACCGGGACAACTCGCTGCTGTACCGGGGCTCACGGCTGGAGCAGGCCCGCAGCTGGGCCAGGTCCGCCGGTGACACCTTCCTCACCCGCAGCGCGGTGGAGTTCCTGGCCGCCTCGGTCCGGCTGCGCCGGCGCTCGGTGTGGCTGAGCCGCGCCGCGGTGGCCGCGCTGGTCGTGCTGGCCCTGGTGGCCGGCGGCTCGGCGGTGATCGCCCGGCAGCAGCGGGACGACGCCGTGTTCGAGCAGGTACTCGCCGAGGCGGACCGGGTGCAGCACACGGACCCCTCGCTGGCGGCCCAGCTCGCCCTGGTCGCGCACCGGCTGCGCCCGGACGACGAGGGGACGTACAGCAGACTGATCTCGATCGTGAACGCGCCGCTGGCCACCCCGCTGTCCGGCCACACCGGCGCCGTCTACCTCACCTCCTACAGCCCCGACGGCAAGACCCTCGCCACGGCCAGCTACGACCGGACGGTCCGGCTGTGGAACGTGGCCGATCCGAGCCGCCCGAAGCCCCTGGGCCGGCCGCTGACCGGCCACACCAGCTGGGTGAGCAGCGCGGTGTTCAGCCCGGACGGCCACACCCTGGCCAGCGCGGGCGACGACGGCACGATCCGGCTGTGGGACGTGACCGACCCCGCCCACCCGACCGCCGTCGGCAGACCGCTGACCGGTCACACGGGCACGATCTACCTGGTCGCCTTCAGCCCCGACGGCCGCACCCTGGCCTCGGCCGGCGAGGACCACACCGTACGGCTGTGGGACGTGGCCGATCCGCACCGGGCGAAGCAGCTGAAGGTGCTGGGCGGACACACCGCCGCGGTGCGCTCCGTGGCGTTCAGCCCCGACGGCAGGACCCTGGCGGCGGGCGGCGACGACGAGACCATCCGGCTGTGGAACACCGCCGACCCGCGTCGGCCCGAGCCGCTGCCGGCCGTGCTCAAGGGCCACACGGACATCGTTCACTCGGTGGCCTTCAGCCCGGACGGCCACACCCTGGCCAGCGGCAGCGCGGACGACACCATCCGGCTGTGGGACCTGTCCGACCTCGCCCACCCGGCACAGCTGGGCTCCCCGCTGACCGGCCACACCGGCCCCATCTGGTCGGTGGCGTTCAGTCCCGACGGCGGACGGCTGGCCGCCGCGAGCGCGGACAGCACGGCGAGTCTGTGGAACGTCAGCGACCCGTCCTCCCCCTCGCAGATCGGCGAGCCGCTCGAGGGCAGCAGCGGCGAGATGTACGCGCTCGGCTTCAGCCCGGACGGGCGGACGCTGGCCACCGGCAGCGGTGACAGCAAGGTGCGGCTGTGGTCGATCCCGACCTCGGACATGATCGGCCACAGCGCCGCGTTCCGGCAGGACGGGCGGATGCTGGCGACGGCCGCGCGGGACGGCCGTGTCCGGCTGTGGAACGTGGCCCGCGCCGACCGGCCCAAGCCGCTCAGCACGCCGTTCATGCCCGCCGACAGCGGCCAGCGGGACCTGCGGTTCTCCCCCGACGGCCGCACCCTGGCCGTCCTCACCGGCGCACGCAGGATCTATCTGTGGAACGTCGCCGATCCGGCCCACCCGGTGATCGCCGGACCGCTCCTGCATCTGGCGACGCGTTTCATGGGCCCGGACGCGCTGGCGTTCAGCCCGGACGGCCGCACCCTCGCCACCGCCTGGGACGATCACACCCTGCGGCTGTGGAACGTCACCGACCCCGCCCATCCCGCACCGCTCGGCAAGCCGGTCACCGGATTCCGGGGCTACGTCAACGCCCTCGCCTTCAGCCCGGACGGCCGGACCCTGGCCAGCGGCAGCGCGGACAGCACCATCCGCCTCTGGCGGGTCACCGCACCGGCCCACCCGGTCCCGCTCGGCCGGCCGCTGACGGAGCACTCCGGCCCGGTCAACGCACTCGCCTTCACCCCCGACGGCCACACCCTGGCCAGCGGCAGCGATGACGACACGGTACGACTGTGGAACGTCACCGACCCCGCCACCGCCAGCGCCCTCGGCGCCCCGCTCACCGGGCACACCGAGGCGGTCACCTCGCTGAGCTTCAGCCAGGACGGCCGGACGCTGGCAAGTG
- a CDS encoding ferredoxin, which yields MKVSVDRSLCYGSAECAHRAPAVFAFEDGYGVVRPGGAGSGDEPEVREAAEKCPSQAITLTDGAE from the coding sequence ATGAAGGTCTCCGTCGACCGCTCCCTGTGCTACGGCTCCGCCGAGTGCGCGCACCGGGCGCCGGCCGTGTTCGCCTTCGAGGACGGATACGGCGTCGTACGGCCCGGCGGTGCGGGGTCCGGCGACGAGCCGGAGGTGAGGGAAGCGGCGGAGAAGTGCCCTTCGCAGGCAATCACGCTCACGGACGGAGCGGAGTAG